From the Mycobacteriales bacterium genome, the window ACCGGCGGGCGGCGGGCGGCGAACACCGCGATCGCGCCGGCCTGCCGCGCCTGCGCCCACGACGCCAGCCGGTCCCAGCCGTCGATCACCTCGACCAGATCGTCATCGCCCAGCCCGGCCACATCGGTCGACTCCAACCGGGCCGCCAACGCCGGGCCCGGCGCCGCCTCCGCCCACCGGAAGCCATCCCCATCGTCACCATCGAACATGCGTTCGATTCTAGGGACGCCGCCCCGAACCCCGCTCGCGCTGTCCACACCCCCACCGCACCCCGCAGCAGCGCTCACATCGCCCGGTAGTCGCGCACCGCCAGCCGCGGTCCACGCCTCGGCGGAGCGACGCCGCTGACCTCGATGAGCCGTACGACGCGATGCCGGTGCGGCTGATACGGCGCCAGTAGCGCCAGCATCCCCGCGTCGTCGGTCCGCGCACCGGTGAGGGCCCAGCCGACGAGGTTCGGGATGTTGTAGTCGCCGACCGACACCGCGTCGGCATCGCCCCACGCCCGCTGCGCCACCTCGGCAGCGGTCCAGGCACCGACGCCGGGAACCCGTCGCAACCGATCCAGCGCCGCCACAGCGTCGAGGTCGACAGCCTCCTCCAGGCGGTCGGCCACGGTGGCCACCGCCCGGATCGTCCGGCGGCGGGTCCGGTCCACCCCGGCCCGGTGCCAGTCCCAGTCGGGCAGAGCGAGCAGGGTGCGCGCGTCGGGCGGCACCCGCAGCGTCGCGGGACCCACACCCCGACCCGGGGCGGGCGCGCCGTACCGCAGCAGCAGCTCCCGCCAGGACCGACGGGCCTCCTTGCCGGTCACCTTCTGCTCCAGCACCGCGGGCACCAGCTGGTCGAACACCAGCCCGGTCCGCGGGATCCGCAGGCCGGGGTGGCGACGGGCGGCGTCGCGCAGGACCGGGTGCCGCGGAACGAACCCGGTCGGATCGTCGCGGCGGCCGAGCAGGTCCGGGACACCCTCGAGCGCCCAGTCCGCGCCGGGTCCCCACGCCGTGGCGTGCACGACCCCCGACCGGACCTGCAGCGCCAGGGTCACCGGCCCGTCCGGGCTCATCGCCGCGCGCCAGAAGACGCCGGCCGCGTCGACCCGGTGCGCGGGGTCGCCGTATCCACGGCGCAGCGGGGCGAGCGTGGCGAGCACATCCAGCGGACCATCGGGGGTCCACCGCCGCTCGCGACCGGTCATCACACGAGGTCGGTGCGTCCGTCGGCGCGCAGGTCGTCGACCAGCGCCCTGACCTCCTGGGCGCGGTCGCGCGGACACACCAGGAGGGCGTCCGGCGTGTCGACCACCACCAGGTCGCGGACGCCGAGCAGCGCGACCAGCCGGTCGGAGCCGGCGTCGACCAGGCTGCCGGCGCTGTCCCGCGCGAGAACCGGGCCGGCGCCGAGGCGCACCACGCCGGCGGGATCCGGCGGAAGGACGCTCGCGAGGGTGTCCCAGTCGCCGACGTCGTTCCAGCCGAGACTGGCCGGCACGGTGGCGACCCGGCCGCGCCGCCCGGCGTCCTCCATGACGCCCTGGTCGACGTTGGCCTTAGGCAGGGTGGGCCACACATCGCCGAGCACCTCGTCGCGGCGCGCTGTTTCCCAGCTGTCGGCGATGCGCTCCAGCCCGGCCGCGAGCTCGGGCAGCTGGCGGTGCAACTCCTCGAGGAAGGCCTCGGTGCGCCAGACGAACATCGAGGCGTTCCACAGATAGCGGCCGTCGGCAAGGTATTCGCGGGCGACCTGCGGCGTCGGCTTCTCCTTGAACTCCTCGGCACGGTACGCCGGCCCGGCGCCGATCTGCGCACCCCGCCGGATGTAGCCGAAGCCGGTCTCCGGCGCGGTCGGGGTCAGTCCGATCGTCACGAGCGAGCCGTCCGCCGCGGCGTCGGCCGCCGCGCGCACCGCTGTGTCGAACGCGTCGGTGTCGCGGACCAGGTGGTCGGCCGCGAAGGAACCCATGACGGCCTCCGGGTCGCGGCGGTGGATCAGTACGGCGGCCAGCCCGATCGCCGGCGCGGAGTCGCGCGGCGCCGGCTCCACCAGGACGTTTCCGGCCGGCAGTTCGGGCAACTGGCGGGCGACCTCGGCGGCGTGCGCCACGCCCGTCACGACGTACGTCGAGGCGGGCTCGATCACGTTGTCCAGCCGGGCCCGGGTGGACTGGATCAGCGACCGGCCACCGGATCCGAGGTCGAGCAGGAACTTCGGGCGGTTCGCCCGCGACAGCGGCCACAGCCGGGTGCCGCTTCCGCCCGCCGGGATGACGCCGTACATCCGCGAGATGCTCACCGGTACAAGCGTAGCGGCGCGCCCGTCATCGGTATCCGGGACGCCGGGCCGGTCGGCGGATACGCTGCCGGTGGCCACCTCCTCACGGAGCGGACTCAGCTGCATGACGGACGACACGCACCAGGAGCGGCGGACCGGACCGGTCGAGCCGACCGGTCCGCAGACCCGCCGTTGGGTCGCGGAGGACGAGCCGGACGCCGACAGCGCCGATCAGCCCGCGGGATCGCGGCGGCCCAGCCGGCCGGCCGACCCCTACCTCGACCAGCCGACCACCGTGCATCACTTCAACGACATCGACGACGACCCCGCCGGCGACCCCGACGCGACGATGACCTGGGCGGTGCCGACGGCGACCGCATCGGCGCAGCCTCGCGAGGACGACACCCAGGACATCCCGACCGGGGTTCCCGCCGAGGCCCCGGAAACGCCACCGCCACCGCCACGGCACCGACCGCCGGTGCTGGTGTGGGTGCTCACCGCGCTGCAGATCGCGCTGATGTTGATGTGCACGTTCCTCTACCCCGCACTCGCCGGGCCCACCGAGGCGCGGCAGGTGGATCTGGTCTACAGCTTCGTCAACGGCAACGCCTTCTACGCCCCCGGAACCCGGCTCGAGTCCGCCGGCGTCGCGACCGCAGCCGCCCAACACCAGTTCCCGCCCACGTCTCCCCTGTCCGGGCAGTCGGTGACACCGCGCGGCCAGCGACAATCCCTCGACGCACTCGGCGGCGACCGGGTCGGCCGGATCCGGGTCGACAATCCGCTCGTGGCCCACCCGCCGCTGTACTACATGCTCGCCGCCGGGGTGGTGAAGGCCTTCCCGAACTCCGCGCAGTGGCCCTATGACCGCACGGTCGCGGTGCTGCGCTACCTGTCCATCCTGTTGTTGGCACCGTTGCCGCTGCTCCTCTGGGCCGCCGCCCGCAGGCTGTCCGACAACGGGCCGGCGGCGGTGGTCGCCGCCGCCCTGCCGATCGCCGTGCCGGGCCTGGCGCGGCTCGGCGGCTCGGTGAGCAACCTTCCGCTGCTCATCCTGCTGACCGCGTCGCTGACCCTGCTGCTGGCGAAGGTGCTCACCGGCGACCTCCGGGTCCGCACCGGTGTCATCGCCGGCATCGTCACCGGGCTCGCCTGCCTGACCCAGGGACTCGCGCTGGTCCTGCCGATCGCGGTGATCGCGGCGTACGTCGTCTCCTGGCTGCGGCACCGTCGTCCGGTGTGGGCGCCGGCGCTGTGGGCAGTCGGCCTGACGCTGGCGATCAGCGGTTGGTGGTGGGTGCGCAGCCTGGTGCTCTACGGCTCGCTGCAGCCCGACGGCGTCGGCTCGGACGGGCTGGTCTCGACGGCGGGCGCCGCGCCGCAGCACGCGTGGGGCGACCTGTTCCGTTCGCTGGTGCTGGGATCCTGGGGCGGCATCGGCCTGCCGGACTCCCCCCGGTTCTCCGGGCCGTTCAGCTGGGCATGGGTCACCGCTCTGCTCGCCGGAGTCGTCGTGGCGCTGATCCTCGGAATCGGCCGCGGCTGGGGTCGCGCGACCGCGGCGGTCTTCGTCCTGCCCGCGCTGCTCACGCTCGGCCTGCTGATCATCAACGCCCGGCCGGCGTTCCTCGCCACCGGCGACGTGTCGGCGCTGCAGGGCCGATTCCTGTACGCCGCGATGGGCGGGTTGTTCGTGCTCTGCGGGATCGGGGCGGCGCAGCTCCTCGGCCGGACCGCGTCCCGGTGGCTGCCGTTGATCGTCGTCACCGCCGGGCTGGTCACGCAGGCGTGGGCCTGGCGCCAGCTGATCCACGCGTGGTGGGCCCCGGCGACCAAGAGCAGTTCCACCGAGATCGGCGACGCGTTCCGGGCGGTGCTGCGCTGGTCGCCGTGGTCGCATGCGGTCACGACCGGGCCGTTCATCGCGGTGGCGGCACTCGGGGTGCTCGCGGGCGTCCTGGCGCTCATCTACATCCGGCCGCGCGGCGGGAGCGGCTCACCCTACGGCACCGTCAGGGTCGATCCACGGACCGCTCGGATCCGCTGAGCGAATCAGCTCCGCGGGTGGGTCGCGCCCCGTCGCCGACCTGGCGCACCAGCCGCGACATCCCGCTGCGGGCCGCGAGGCCGGCGTGCAGGCCGAGCCGGACCGGCAACCACCCGGTGCCGGAGTAATGCCGGGACAGGTAGCGGTAGGCGCTCCGGTGGTGCTCGGCGACCATCGCCGAGCGGCGGTGCCGGGTCGCCTGGCCGCCCTCGTGGACGACCACGGCCGCGGGGACGTAGACGTTGAGCCAGCCGGCGAGCCCGATCCGTTCGCCGAGATCGGTGTCCTCGAAGTACATGAAATAGGCCGGGTCGAAGCCGTGTACGGCGAGGAAGGCCTCGCGCCGGATCAGCAGGAGCGAGCCGGACAGCCACCCGACCGGACCCTCCTCGGGGTCCGTACGTTCCTGCCGGTAGGTGCGGGTCCAGGGATTGCCGGGCCACCACCAGCCGACGAGGGCGTGGCCGATGCCCCGGCCGAGCGACGGGAGCGCCCGCGCGGACGGGTAGAGCGCGCCCTCGGGGGTGAGCAGGGCCGGCCCGAGCGCACCGGCACGCGGCCAGCGGGCGCTGGCGGCGAGCAGGGTATCGAGCGCCGCCGGTCTCCAGGTGAGGTCCGGGTTGGCGACGACCAGCCAGGGCGTGTCGGCCTGTGCGGCCCCGAGGTTCGCGGCCCGGCCGTAACCGAGATTGCCGCCGGTACGGACCAGCGTCACCTCGGCCCGCTCCTCCGCCGCCCGCTCCGGCGCTCCGTCGTCCGAACCGTTGTCGACGAGGATCACCCGGTAGGGGTGGGTCGTAGCGTCCTGCAGGGTGTCGAGGAATCGGTCGAGTGCGGGGCCGGGCGAGTAGGTGACGACGACGACGGTGAGCTCTTCGGTGCCGTCACTCATTGGGCAGCGGCGCGGGCGTAGCACGCGAGGTGCGCCTCCGCGCTGGCCGTCCAGGTGAACTCCGCGGCCCGCGCGACGGCCGCCTCCGCGAGCTGCCGGCGGCGGGGCTCGTCGTCGAGCAGGGCCGCAAGATTCACCGCGATCGAGTCCGGGTCGGCCTCGGTATAGGCGACCGCGTCACCGCCGACCTCAGGAAGGGAGAGCCGCGGTGTCGTCAGGACCGGCGAACCGCAGGCCATCGCCTCCAGCACCGGCAGACCGAATCCCTCGCCGTGGCTCGGATAGGCGACCACGATGGCGCCGCCCAGATAGCCCCGCAGATCGGTGAAGCGGAGATAGCCCGGCCGCAGCACCCGCAGGTGGCTCGGCACCTCACCGAGGGCCGAGTCGATCGAGTCGTCCCAGCCGCTGCCGCCGGCCAACACCAGCGCCGGCGGGTCGGGACGGTCGCGCACCGCGGTGACCCACCCGCGAATCAGGCTTGGCACGTTCTTCCGCGGCTCCAACATGCCGAGGAAGGCGACGTACGGCGTGCCGCGCAGACCGAGCCGCGCCTGCACCCGCTGCTTCTCGTCGTCGCTCGGCACATGGAACGTTTCACGGTCGACACCGTGGTAGGCGACATCGAGCATGGTGGAGTCCGCGTCGAGGACCCGGACCAACTCGTCGCGGGTGGCCTTCGACGGCACGATGCAGCGGCTGGCGCGGTGCAGCGCGGTCTTGATCGCGGACCGGAAGAACGGGCCCTTGACCGCGGTGTGCACCTCGGGCTGGGTGAAGAACGTGGCGTCGTGGATCGTCACCACGACGGGACGGCCGGCTCGCAGCGGCATCGTGTAGTGCGGCGAGTGCACGACCTGGGCGTCGACCTGCTGCGCGACCAGCGGCAGGCCGGTCTGTTCCCAGGCCAGCCGGGCCGAGCGGTGCGCGATCGCGGCCGGACCCGGCACGATCATCGCGTTGGGGGCCATGCGTCCGTAGCGCTCGGCATCGGAGCGCTGAGAGGCGACCGCGAGATCCGCGCCGAGCGTGCCGAGAGCCGCGATGAGGCCGTCGACGTAGCGTCCGACGCCGCCCCGGTCGGCGGGCACCGCGGTCGCGTCGACGAGCACGCGGGGCGCGCTGCCAGACACGATCGGTTCCTCGCTTCGTAGTGGTGAACTGTTGCTTCAAAGGTTCTCTCTACCCTACGCCGACGAGCCCCGCGACTCTGCCCACCTGAGGGGTACGGCGACGGCGCGTCCCGTCACGGGCTCAGGTCGGTGTAGAGCTTCCACAGTTGCTCGGCGGCGGTGTCCCACCGGTAGCTGGCGGCGCGATCCCGGCCCGCCGCCACGAGTCGCTGTCGCAGCCCCTCGTCGGCGGCGACGTCGTGCAGAGCGGCCGCCAGCGCCGCCGGATCCTCGCGCCGGACGACCACCGTCGCACCCCCGCCGACCTCGACGAGCGCCGGTGCGTCGGAGCTGACGACGGCCGTGCCCACCGACATCGCTTCGACGACCGGCAGCCCGAAGCCCTCCGCCCGGCTCGGCACGACCAGCGCCGTGGCGCCGGCGAGGGCGACGGCGAGGTCGGTGTCGTCCAGCCGGCCGAGGACCCGGATCCGTCCCGGGTCGATCCCGGCCCGCTCGGCCTGCCGGGCCGGGTCGACCCCGCCCCAGCCCGGCTGGCCGACGACGACCAGCGGCAGGTCCGGGGCGCCGGGGTGGGCCAGGGCGTCGATCAACACGTCCAGGCCCTTGCGCGGTTCGAGGGTCGCCAGGCTCATCAGGTAGCCGTCGGTCGGCAGCCGGAGCCGGTCGGCTCGCTGCGCGGCGTCGGCGGGGAGTCGCAGCGCCGCGCTGACGCCCTCCCCGACGACGGTCACCCGATCGCCCAGATCCAGTACCCGGGACAGGTCGTCGGCGACGGCCTGGGTGGGGACGATGATCCGGTCAGCCTCCCGCGCGGCGTGGTCGGCCATCCGCCGGTGCCAGGCCACCCCGCGCGGTGTGAGTGTCTCCGGATGGGTCCACGGCACGGCATCGTGCAGGGTGACGACCAGCGGCCGACCACGCTTCGGCGGCACGAGCAGCGTGGGCGCATGCACCACATCAGCACGGGCCGGCGCCGGGCCGAGCCGGTGTTCCCAGGCCACGGTCAGCAACCTGCGCGGCAGCGGCAACCGACGGGGTCCGCCCACACCGGGGAGCCGGGCCCGGGCCGGGTCTCGATGCCATGCGGTCCATCCGGTCACGGTCGCGCCGGCGGGCGCCGCCGCGGCGACCGCCCGACCCACTTCGACGGTGTAGCGGCCGGTGCCACCGGGGACCGGCGCGAGACATTGCTCGACGATCATCGCGACGCGGGTCACCGGGGTGACGCTACCGGCCTGCCGGTCCGGTCAGGGGTGCATGGTCGTGGTGACCGTGGCCGACCGCAGCCCGTTCACGACGGCGTAGTAGGAGTAGGTGTCGCCGGCGAGGTACGTCGTCGCGTACGTGCCGGCCGCGCCGGTGGGCAGCGAGCGGCGCATGACGAAGCTGCTCTGTCCGGCCCGCCGGAACCAGATCTGCGCGATGCTGTCCGGTCGGGCGGTCCCCGTGATCGAGACCGTCGAGCCCGCGGCCGCCGAAGCCGGTCCGGTGATGGTGGGTGAGATCTGGGTCAGCACGGTCTCGGTGGACACGGGGCCGGCCCCGGGGACGGACACGACTGCGTAGTAGCGGTAGTCGTCGTCGGCTAGGTACGTCGTGGCGAAGGTCCCGTCCGCCGAGACCGGCAACGCTCGCCGGGCGACGTAGCCGGTGCCGTCGCGCTTGTGGAAGTACGGGACGACGGTGGCGCCGGGCGGTGCGGTCCCGGTGACGCGCACCGTGGAGTGCAGGGCCGCGTACTTCGGCCCGGACAGGGTGCTGGCGACGTTCTCCGGTCGCCACCAGGTCGAGCGCAGCCCGAGCCGGATGCTGCTCTGGTCGGTCAACTGCACGGCGGTCGCCCGACCGGACCTGTCCACTCCGTCGAGTTCGAGGCCGGTGATCCGGCCGCCCCACTGGCCGTGTCCGTCGCGAGAGATGACGCGCACCGCGTGCAGCGTGCCGACCGCGGGGTACCAGGCCTCGATGTCCGTC encodes:
- a CDS encoding glycosyltransferase family 1 protein, translated to MTRVAMIVEQCLAPVPGGTGRYTVEVGRAVAAAAPAGATVTGWTAWHRDPARARLPGVGGPRRLPLPRRLLTVAWEHRLGPAPARADVVHAPTLLVPPKRGRPLVVTLHDAVPWTHPETLTPRGVAWHRRMADHAAREADRIIVPTQAVADDLSRVLDLGDRVTVVGEGVSAALRLPADAAQRADRLRLPTDGYLMSLATLEPRKGLDVLIDALAHPGAPDLPLVVVGQPGWGGVDPARQAERAGIDPGRIRVLGRLDDTDLAVALAGATALVVPSRAEGFGLPVVEAMSVGTAVVSSDAPALVEVGGGATVVVRREDPAALAAALHDVAADEGLRQRLVAAGRDRAASYRWDTAAEQLWKLYTDLSP
- a CDS encoding glycosyltransferase family 2 protein codes for the protein MSDGTEELTVVVVTYSPGPALDRFLDTLQDATTHPYRVILVDNGSDDGAPERAAEERAEVTLVRTGGNLGYGRAANLGAAQADTPWLVVANPDLTWRPAALDTLLAASARWPRAGALGPALLTPEGALYPSARALPSLGRGIGHALVGWWWPGNPWTRTYRQERTDPEEGPVGWLSGSLLLIRREAFLAVHGFDPAYFMYFEDTDLGERIGLAGWLNVYVPAAVVVHEGGQATRHRRSAMVAEHHRSAYRYLSRHYSGTGWLPVRLGLHAGLAARSGMSRLVRQVGDGARPTRGADSLSGSERSVDRP
- a CDS encoding sugar phosphate nucleotidyltransferase; amino-acid sequence: MSISRMYGVIPAGGSGTRLWPLSRANRPKFLLDLGSGGRSLIQSTRARLDNVIEPASTYVVTGVAHAAEVARQLPELPAGNVLVEPAPRDSAPAIGLAAVLIHRRDPEAVMGSFAADHLVRDTDAFDTAVRAAADAAADGSLVTIGLTPTAPETGFGYIRRGAQIGAGPAYRAEEFKEKPTPQVAREYLADGRYLWNASMFVWRTEAFLEELHRQLPELAAGLERIADSWETARRDEVLGDVWPTLPKANVDQGVMEDAGRRGRVATVPASLGWNDVGDWDTLASVLPPDPAGVVRLGAGPVLARDSAGSLVDAGSDRLVALLGVRDLVVVDTPDALLVCPRDRAQEVRALVDDLRADGRTDLV
- a CDS encoding glycosyltransferase family 1 protein, with translation MSGSAPRVLVDATAVPADRGGVGRYVDGLIAALGTLGADLAVASQRSDAERYGRMAPNAMIVPGPAAIAHRSARLAWEQTGLPLVAQQVDAQVVHSPHYTMPLRAGRPVVVTIHDATFFTQPEVHTAVKGPFFRSAIKTALHRASRCIVPSKATRDELVRVLDADSTMLDVAYHGVDRETFHVPSDDEKQRVQARLGLRGTPYVAFLGMLEPRKNVPSLIRGWVTAVRDRPDPPALVLAGGSGWDDSIDSALGEVPSHLRVLRPGYLRFTDLRGYLGGAIVVAYPSHGEGFGLPVLEAMACGSPVLTTPRLSLPEVGGDAVAYTEADPDSIAVNLAALLDDEPRRRQLAEAAVARAAEFTWTASAEAHLACYARAAAQ
- a CDS encoding glycosyltransferase family 39 protein, whose translation is MTDDTHQERRTGPVEPTGPQTRRWVAEDEPDADSADQPAGSRRPSRPADPYLDQPTTVHHFNDIDDDPAGDPDATMTWAVPTATASAQPREDDTQDIPTGVPAEAPETPPPPPRHRPPVLVWVLTALQIALMLMCTFLYPALAGPTEARQVDLVYSFVNGNAFYAPGTRLESAGVATAAAQHQFPPTSPLSGQSVTPRGQRQSLDALGGDRVGRIRVDNPLVAHPPLYYMLAAGVVKAFPNSAQWPYDRTVAVLRYLSILLLAPLPLLLWAAARRLSDNGPAAVVAAALPIAVPGLARLGGSVSNLPLLILLTASLTLLLAKVLTGDLRVRTGVIAGIVTGLACLTQGLALVLPIAVIAAYVVSWLRHRRPVWAPALWAVGLTLAISGWWWVRSLVLYGSLQPDGVGSDGLVSTAGAAPQHAWGDLFRSLVLGSWGGIGLPDSPRFSGPFSWAWVTALLAGVVVALILGIGRGWGRATAAVFVLPALLTLGLLIINARPAFLATGDVSALQGRFLYAAMGGLFVLCGIGAAQLLGRTASRWLPLIVVTAGLVTQAWAWRQLIHAWWAPATKSSSTEIGDAFRAVLRWSPWSHAVTTGPFIAVAALGVLAGVLALIYIRPRGGSGSPYGTVRVDPRTARIR